From Euwallacea similis isolate ESF13 chromosome 11, ESF131.1, whole genome shotgun sequence, the proteins below share one genomic window:
- the Fbw5 gene encoding F-box/WD repeat-containing protein 5: MNEAEGSLWCYLPYPALYKIFQHLTYKELLSVGNVCKHWLQASRNDLLWRDLFYRDFLVDRSVPVAAGKSWYGEFKRLCSEIPIVQTETLCEHTHQVLHVSFSHNGKYFSTCSKDGYVYVWNSGYPASIKYSNNMKKFKWKYTQYSQFNETDTLLLVSGVHFGTTHSTSGEIAVFNLDGFYLQCRVVNKPYDIFGTWYSDQYLLSGDLHWLAHLVSSSHLWLNRASQEIDSELVPITHALFRFYNKNASSIRAIMIANCLPNSEKVSLEEGEYTGVSVDQGVIFEHGNPVSHRDMANLPSCSKSVLNEMPIVNLPRGNDEFANPIWYNSEYRKVEIEHGEDLGEDSDYEMDDNNKDEGFDDDDHSTSSDEVDVMNDKYLIFITGSKTYTPHQIGFKRIKPFVFPKKMDPGPTLKERLILQEQRKEQLRSSSPSQDPDWLDFDKVADKFDKVDHLIDLHGHIVGMGLSPDHRYLYVNSRSWPENYVITNPLDPPPIAQEIDIHVIDLVTLKPVGTMLRAHKAYTPNNECFFIFLDVCNEYVASGAEDKHGYLWDRHYGVCLAKYPHQDVVNSVAFNPKDPQMLVTTSDDLKIKIWRSRARVKELGLDLQEFAAEGVELRKSVLLHFKPFKEVS, encoded by the exons ATGAATGAAGCTGAAGGCAGCCTCTGGTGCTATCTTCCTTATCCAGCGCTTTATAAGATATTCCAGCATCTCACCTACAAGGAATTACTCTCAGTAGGGAACGTTTGCAAGCACTGGCTACAAGCTAGCCGAAATGATCTGCTCTGGAGGGATTTATTTTACCGAGACTTTCTGGTTGATCGGTCAGTACCAGTTGCAGCAGGGAAGTCATGGTATGGGGAGTTCAAAAGACTTTGTTCAGAGATTCCGATTGTCCAAACTGAAACTTTATGCGAACACACTCATCAGGTCTTACATGTGAGCTTCTCACATAATGGGAAATACTTTTCTACTTGCTCGAAAGATGGGTATGTTTAT GTTTGGAACTCGGGTTACCCAGCCTCGATTAAATATAGCAATAACATGAAAAAGTTCAAATGGAAGTATACCCAATATTCACAGTTTAACGAAACTGACACTTTGTTGTTAGTTTCTGGGGTGCATTTTGGCACAACTCACAGCACTTCTGGTGAAATTGCAGTCTTCAATTTGG ATGGCTTTTACCTGCAGTGCCGTGTGGTTAATAAACCCTATGATATTTTTGGGACATGGTACAGTGACCAGTATCTTTTGTCTGGAGATCTTCATTGGTTAGCACATTTGGTCAGCAGCTCTCATTTATGGCTCAATCGAGCCTCTCAAGAGATTGATTCAGAGCTA GTTCCAATAACACACGCTTTGTTTagattttacaataaaaatgctAGTTCTATTAGAGCTATAATGATTGCGAATTGTTTACCAAATTCAGAGAAAGTGAGTCTTGAAGAGGGGGAATATACAGGAGTTTCAGTGGATCAGGGGGTAATTTTTGAACATGGCAATCCAGTTAGCCACAGGGACATGGCAAATTTGCCAAGTTGTAGTAAATCAg tattaaatgAAATGCCCATAGTGAACCTCCCAAGAGGAAATGATGAATTTGCAAATCCTATTTGGTATAATTCGGAGTACAGGAAGGTTGAAATTGAACATGGTGAAGATTTGGGAGAGGATAGTGATTATGAAATGGATGATAACAATAAAGATGAAGGTTTTGATGACGATGATCATTCCACTTCTAGCGATGAAGTGGATGTTATGAATGACAAATATCTCATTTTCATCACTGGGAGCAAGACTTACACTCCCCATCAAATAG GCTTTAAGCGAATAAAACCTTTTGTATTCCCAAAGAAAATGGATCCTGGTCCTACTTTAAAGGAGCGATTAATTCTCCAGGAACAAAGAAAAGAGCAGTTGCGCTCCTCAAGTCCTTCGCAAGACCCAGATTGGCTTGATTTCGATAAAGTTGCAGATAAATTTGATAAGGTTGATCATTTGATTGATCTACATGGACATATTGTTGGGATGGGTTTAAGTCCAGATCACAG GTATCTTTACGTCAACAGCAGATCTTGGCCTGAAAATTACGTGATAACTAATCCCTTGGATCCGCCTCCTATAGCTCAGGAGATTGACATTCACGTAATTGATTTGGTGACTCTTAAACCAGTGGGAACCATGTTGAGGGCCCACAAGGCTTACACTCCTAATAATGAGtgcttttttatctttttggATGTTTGCAACGAATATGTCGCAAG TGGGGCTGAAGACAAACACGGCTACTTATGGGATCGTCATTACGGCGTCTGCTTGGCGAAATACCCACACCAAGATGTGGTCAATTCAGTAGCATTCAATCCGAAGGATCCGCAAATGTTGGTGACCACTTCCGACgacttaaaaatcaaaatttggcGTTCCAGGGCGAGGGTCAAGGAGTTGGGGTTGGACTTGCAGGAATTCGCTGCTGAAGGTGTCGAATTGAGGAAAAGTGTTCTTCTACATTTTAAACCTTTCAAGGAAGTTTCTtaa